A single genomic interval of Amblyraja radiata isolate CabotCenter1 chromosome 3, sAmbRad1.1.pri, whole genome shotgun sequence harbors:
- the LOC116971512 gene encoding uncharacterized protein LOC116971512, whose amino-acid sequence MMTCSSCHIPYRIETRPNSGGRGRLLTEEQERAVVNMVRARNDIRLREIRQNILDDEDLFRNVEAISLPTIARVLKRHQVSLKQLYRVPFERNADRVKQLRIEYVQRVMALDADDNHHKFVFVDEAGFNLAKTRRRGRNLIGQRATIQVPARRGANISMCAAISEDGVVGRRSLIGAYNAELLVAFLDELTLVCRAVGVIYVIVWDNVRFHHAHLVQAWFQAHPQFLTVYLPPYSPFLNPIEEFFSTWRWKVYDRHPHQQVTLLQAMDNACDDITADQCQAWIRHARRYFPRCLANENIYADVDENLWPNPQDRVDGDDE is encoded by the exons atgatGACATGTTCTTCCTGTCATATTCCCTACAGAATTGAGACTAGACCCAATAGTGGAGGCAGAGGCAGACTCCTCACTGAGGAACAGGAACGGGCTGTGGTCAACATGGTCCGGGCCAGAAATGACATTCGGCTTAGAGAAATCAGACAGAACATCCTGGACGATGAAGATCTCTTCAGGAATGTGGAAGCCATAAGTTTGCCGACCATTGCACGTGTTCTGAAAAGGCACCAGGTGTCCCTCAAACAGTTGTACCGTGTGCcttttgaaagaaatgcagaCAGAGTGAAGCAACTGAGGATTGAGTATGTTCAG AGGGTGATGGCCCTGGATGCGGATGACAATCATCACAAATTTGTTTTTGTGGATGAGGCAGGCTTCAACCTGGCCAAGACAAGGAGGAGAGGGCGAAATTTAATTGGCCAGCGGGCAACCATACAAGTACCTGCACGACGTGGGGCCAACATCAGTATGTGTGCGGCGATATCAGAAGATGGTGTGGTAGGGCGTAGATCTCTGATTGGCGCATACAATGCAGAGCTCCTTGTTGCATTTCTTGATGAGCTAACTCTAGTCTGTAGAGCTGTTGGTGTAATTTATGTCATTGTGTGGGACAACGTCAGGTTCCACCACGCTCATCTGGTGCAGGCATGGTTTCAGGCCCATCCACAGTTCCTCACTGTGTACTTGCCCCCATACTCTCCTTTCCTTAACCCCATTGAGGAATTTTTCTCCACATGGAGGTGGAAAGTGTATGATCGGCATCCGCATCAacaagtgacccttcttcaggccatggACAATGCCTGCGATGACATTACAGCAGACCAGTGTCAGGCCTGGATTCGCCATGCGCGAAGGTACTTTCCAAGATGTTTGGCAAACGAAAACATCTATGCGGATGTGGATGAGAACCTGTGGCCCAATCCACAAGACAGGGTTGATGGGGATGACGAGTGA
- the LOC116971606 gene encoding 5-hydroxytryptamine receptor 7-like: MPKRHRHSPSSGPALSIASINIEGFSRCKADILATAAKRFDIVCMQETHTGPTQHRPAIPGMKLVAEIRHRQYGSAVFSRPNLAIEEVCTHTTEGQMGTITVALPNISVTSVYKPPQSPFLHSELPDRCKRKYHISIGDFNAHSSLWGYEVNNQDGDEVETWLESKHLTLIHDSKLPKSFHSARWKRGYNPDLVCVSSELSSRAVKEVLDPIPHTQHRPITITIRSALQATTVPFRRRFNLRKADWLSFQQEIEDSIPSIPSHPNNYTMFIELLKRSARRHIPRGCQTEYIPGLSETSSDLLKAYHRVDTALNVTCRGSSTNCSRSQLLLPSFSTASAIRVLLTLAMAGISSSLNVYVLLGALRARRSHIRTLLVNLCGADLLVTALVMPMDACWNYTVQWAAGAAACRLLMFLKLFAMYSCALVTLVISLDRYCAVVRPLSIGLAARRNRAMLAAAWMSSGALAAPQLVLFRTVSISVPAPFTQCVTHGSFPQPWHETLYFLFTFLWLFLLPLIIMVFCYASIFITITRKTILNGKLFLKDADWRCSKNYVPKVRVKTLKLSIVLVSTFIICWTPYYILGFWYNFFPAMINKKELPESINHALFTFGMLNSFIDPVVCRIGYFRPSRS, translated from the exons ATGCCGAAGCGCCACAGACACTCACCCTCCTCGGGGCCTGCACTGTCAATCGCCTCAATCAATATTGAAGGCTTCTCCAGATGCAAGGCAGACATACTAGCGACAGCGGCCAAACGCTTCGACATAGTGTGCatgcaggaaacccacaccggCCCTACacaacaccgaccagccatccctggaaTGAAGCTGGTGGCCGAGATCCGACACAGACAGTATGGGTCAGCTGTATTCAGCAGACCAAACCTCGCGATCGAAGAGGTCTGCACCCACACCACCGAAGGGCAAATGGGAACCATCACAGTTGCCCTCCCAAACATCTCTGTCACATCAGTGTATAAACCCCCCCAAAGTCCGTTCCTCCACTCTGAACTGCCAGACAGATGCAAGAGGAAATACCACATTAGCATtggggacttcaatgcccataGCTCATTGTGGGGCTATGAAGTGAACAATCAAGATGGAGATGAAGTCGAAACCTGGCTCGAGTCGAAACACCTGACCCTGATCCATGACTCCAAACTGCCAAAATCTTTCCACAGTGCCAGATGGAAACGAGGATATAACCCAGACCTTGTTTGTGTGAGCAGCGAACTATCATCCAGAGCTGTGAAAGAGGTCCTGGACCCTATCCCCCATACGCAACACCGGCCAATCACCATAACCATTCGATCCGCTCTCCAAGCAACAACCGTCCCCTTCCGCAGAAGGTTCAATCTGCGGAAGGCCGACTGGCTGTCATTCCAACAGGAGATCGAAGACTCCATCCCCAGCATTCCATCACACCCCAACAACTATACCATGTTCATAGAACTGCTGAAAAGGTCAGCCAGGCGACATATACCAAGAGGATGCCAGACCGAGTACATCCCCGGGCTGTCGGAAACATCCAGCGATCTACTGAAAGCCTACCACAGG gttgacacagccctcaacgtcacctgccgc GGCAGCTCCACCAACTGCAGCCGTTCACAGTTGCTGCTACCCAGCTTCTCCACGGCGTCGGCCATCAGAGTGCTGCTCACCCTGGCCATGGCCGGCATCTCCTCGTCTCTCAATGTGTACGTGTTACTGGGCGCGCTGCGGGCTCGCCGCTCACATATCCGCACATTACTGGTGAACCTGTGCGGCGCCGACCTGCTGGTCACCGCGTTGGTCATGCCCATGGATGCCTGCTGGAACTACACGGTGCAGTGGGCGGCCGGAGCCGCCGCGTGTAGACTCCTCATGTTCCTCAAACTCTTCGCCATGTACTCCTGCGCCCTCGTCACTCTCGTTATCAGCCTAGACCGCTACTGTGCCGTCGTCCGCCCGCTCTCTATCGGCCTGGCAGCCCGCAGGAACCGAGCCATGCTGGCCGCAGCCTGGATGTCCAGCGGAGCTCTGGCCGCTCCACAG CTTGTCCTTTTCCGCACAGTCTCCATTTCCGTGCCCGCTCCGTTCACCCAGTGCGTGACTCACGGCAGCTTCCCTCAACCCTGGCACGAGACGCTCTACTTCCTCTTCACCTTCCTCTGGCTCTTCCTGCTGCCCCTCATAATCATGGTCTTCTGTTATGCCAGCATTTTCATAACAATCACAAGGAAAACCATTCTAAATGGAAAAT TGTTCTTGAAAGATGCTGATTGGAGGTGCAGCAAGAACTATGTTCCCAAGGTGCGGGTGAAGACGCTGAAGCTGTCTATTGTCCTTGTCAGCACCTTCATCATTTGCTGGACTCCGTATTACATCCTGGGATTCTGGTACAACTTTTTCCCAGCCATGATAAACAAGAAGGAGCTTCCTGAATCCATCAACCATGCACTCTTTACTTTTGGGATGCTCAACAGTTTCATTGACCCAGTCGTTTGTCGTATTGGCTACTTCAGGCCAAGCAGGAGCTGA